The sequence CCCGCGGCGACAACGCCACGCTGAACCTGGTGATCAAGGGCGACGTGGACGGCTCGGTGCAGGCGCTGTCGGACGCGCTGGAGCAGCTGTCGACCGCCGAGGTGCGGGTGCAGGTGATCCACCGCGGCGTGGGCGCCATCAACGAGAGCGACGTGCTGCTGGCGTCGACCTCCAGCGCCATCGTCATCGGCTTCCACGTGCGGCCCACGGGCGAGGCGCGGAGCGTGGCCGAACGCGAGGACGTGGACATCCGCCTCTACAACATCATCTACGAGGCGGTGGAAGAGGTGAAGAGCGCGATGGAGGGGCTGCTGAGCCCCGAGCAGCGCGAGGTGCAGCTCGGCACCGCCGAGGTGCGCCAGCTCTTCAAGGTCCCGCGCGTGGGCACGGTGGCCGGTTGCATGGTCACCAGCGGCGTGCTGGACCGCCGCGGCCGCATCCGCGTGGTGCGCGACGCGGTGCAGGTGTACGAGGGCGAGCTGGATTCGCTCAAGCGCTTCAAGGACGACGTCCGCGAGGTGCGCGAGGGCTTCGAGTGCGGCCTGAACATCCGCAACTTCAACGACGTGAAGGTGGGCGACATCCTGGAGTGCTACCGCGTCGAGGAGGTCGCGCGCACGCTGGCCGGCGCTGCGGCCGAGGCGGACCGGGAACGGTGAACAGAAGTCCCAAGTCCTAAGTCCTGAGTCCCAAGTGGACTGATGCTTTTGACTTAGGACTCAGGACCCAGGACTTAGGACTTCTTTTCTACCATGATCGTCGGCGTCGCGGTGTGGCAGCTGATGCTCCCCGGGTGCGAGTCGCTGAAGGACAAGCGCCAGGTGGTGAAGGGGTTGAAGGACCGGCTGCACGCGCGCTTCAACGTCTCGGCCGCCGAGACGGCGCTGCAGGACGTGCACGGCCGCGCGGAGATCGCCGTCTGCGTGGTCTCCAACGACCGCAAGCACGCGCAATCCGTGCTGCAGTCGGCGGACCGGCTGGTGGAGGACGAGGGCCGCGCGCGGATCGTCGATTCGTACACGACCTTCTACTGAACGACTTCGAAGGGGACGGGAGATCGGGAGAAGAGGACAGCCAGACTGCATCACGTGGCGCGGCTGACCTCGAAATCCCCATCTCCCGTCCCCATCTTTTTCGATCGATGGGGATGAGGGGAACGCCGTGTGCACGGCCCTGACGCCGTGCCCTGCTGTCCCCTGTTCCCTGTACCCTGGGGTTTCCGAGATGGCGCAGTACCGACGGACGGACCGGCTGAACGAGCAATTGCGGCAGGAGATCACGCTGCTGGTGCGCGACGAGGTGCGCGACCCGCGCGTGGGGCTGGCCACCATCACCGCCGTGCAGACCAGCCCCGAGCTGGACCACGCCAAGGTCTACTTCACCGCCCTGGGCGAGGACGACGAGCGCGAGGAAGTGCTCGCCGGCCTGCGCAGCGCCGCGCCCTTCCTCCGCCGCGAGCTGGGGAAGCGCATGCACATCCGCCGCGTTCCCGAGCTGCACTTCGAGATCGACCGCGTGCTCGAGGAAGCCGCGCGCATCGAGCGGCTGCTGCACGAGGCGCTGCCGCAGGACGCGTCTCCGTCCGAGGCTGACGCGGAAGGAGCGCCGCGCGCGGACGACTGATCTCCCTCTCCCGCCCGGCGCGCCCCTTTCGCGCCGGGTGGATCTCCCTCCCCCCGATCCCCCTCCCGCCGATGGACTCTCAGCCTCCCGTCCACCCGTTCCCGCCGCCGTCCGCGACGGACCGGCCGCCGCAGCGCATCGCCGTCGCGCCGCCGGTGCCGGCGCCGCGGAGGTCGAGCGCGCGCATCGTGCGCGACCTGGTGCAGGCGTTCGCGCTGATCGTGGCAGCCATGTGGGGCGTCTACACCTTCATCTACAAGGAGATCGTCATCCCCGCGCGGCGCCCCGCCTCGCTGGTGGTGACGCCCACGCTCGAGGCCATCGGCCGGCGCGGCGACACGATCATGGCGCGCGCTACCTTCTACCTCGTGAACCGCAGCGACACCAAGGTCTACGCGCCGGCCGTCTGGTACTCGGTGCGCGGGCTGAAGCTGGAGCCCATGGCCACCGAAGACACCGCCTACCTCCGCCAGAACCGCCTGAACGCGCAGCAGCCGTATCCCACCGCGCGCTTCTCGCAGTTCACCGCGGCGGACGTGATCGGTATCGGCAAGGTGAGCACCGAGATGGAGTACTGGTTCGAGCCCGGCGCCGAGCAGCGCGTGGAGCAGATCCTCTACATCCCCGCCGACCGGTACGATGCCGCCCAGCTGATGGTGCAGTACCTTGTCGCCAAGGACATCGACGAGGTGAAGGAGGTGCGCTGGCGCGTGACCGACTACGGTGACCTGGAGCCGCGGCTGGTGTTCACGGCCGGCTCCAGCTTCGACGCGCGCGGCGCCGCCACGGCGCTCTCCGACACCAGCGCGCGCTACGTGCGCTGGCTGAAGGCGAACCAGGGCGGGGTGAACTACGTGACGGCGACGATCTCGCTCTGGCGCAGCGCACCCGCCGCCGCGCCTCCGCAGCTGCAGCCGGTCGTACCGTAAGCCGTGGCGAAGAGCGCGCAGCCCGTCACCGCCGGTGTGCTGCCGGTGGACAAGCCCGGGGGACCGACGTCGCACGACGTGGTCGCTTCCGTGCGGCGCGCGCTCGGGACGCGCCAGGTGGGGCACACGGGGACGCTCGATCCGTTCGCGTCCGGCCTCCTCCTCGTCTGCGTCGGCGCGGCCACGCGGCTGGCGGAGTATCTCACCGGCCTGCCGAAGACGTATCTCGCGACGATGCGCTTGGGCGCGGCGACGGATACCGACGATCTCACGGGAGATGTGATCTCCACGTCCGACGACTGGCGCTCCGTCACCCGCGAGCAGGTGGAGACGGCATTGAAGGCGCAGGTGGGGACGATCCAGCAGCTTCCGCCGATCTTCTCCGCGAAGAAGGTGGCCGGCGAGCGGATGTACGCCGCCGCGCGCCGCGGCGAGGAGATCGAGCGCACGCCCGCGACCGTGACCATCTACGCCGTCCGCCTGATTCGATTCGACTTGCCCGACGTGGAGTTCGAGGTGGAGTGCGGCGCGGGCACCTACATCCGCGCCATCGCCCGCGACGTGGGCGACGCGCTCGGCGTCGGCGGGCACCTGCGGACGCTGCGGCGGACGCGCGTCGGTCCCCACGACGTCGCCCGCGCCGTCCCGCTCGACGCGCTGGGCGACGAGGAACGCGTCGCCGCGGCGATGCTTTCACCGATGGAGGCGGTCGCGCACATGCCGCGCGTCCCCGTGGACGAGGCGGGGGTCGCCGCGCTGCGGCATGGCCGCGCCGTCCCCGCATCCCCCGACGCGCCGTCCGGCGTTCCCATCGCCCTCGCGTCCGGCGCCGGCGAGCTGCTGGCCGTCGGCGAGCGCGACGGCGACGTCGTCCGCCCCCGCAAGGTCTTCATCCAGACGGCTTGATGGACCATCACCCGCGCTACCTCTGGCCCGCGCCGTACGCCATCGACCCCGCGCTTCCGCCGGCGCTGCCGCACGACGGGCGCCCGGCCATCGTCACCGTGGGCACCTTCGATGGCGTGCACCGCGGCCACTGGGAGGTGCTGCTGGAGATCGGGCGGCGCGCGCGGCGGACGGGCGGGCGCAGCATCCTCGTCACCTTCCATCCCCATCCCTTGCGCATCGTCCGTCCGGATGTCGCCCCGCCGCTGCTGACCACGCCGGCGGAGAAGCGGGAGATCCTGGCCGAGTCGGGCCTCGAGTATGTCGTCTTCCTCCCCTTCACCCGCACGCTGCAGCAGTATCCGGCGCGGCGGTTCGTGGAGGAGATCCTGCTGGGCCGCATGCACATGGACGAGCTGGTGATCGGCTACGACCACGGCTTCGGCAAGGACCGCGAGGGCTCGGTGGAGACGCTGCGGGAGATCGGCCGCGAGCTGGGCTTCGGCGTGGACGTGGTGGAGGCGTTCCAGGTGGACGGCCAGAACGTCTCGTCCAGCCGCATCCGCGCGCTGATCGCCGAGGGCGACGTGGCGGCCGCGGCGCCGCTGCTGGGGCGCGGCTACTCGCTGGAGGGGGTGGTGGTGCAGGGGGAGCGGAAGGGACGCGAGCTGGGCTTTCCCACCGCCAACATCGAGGTGGGCGACCCCGACAAGATGGTGCCGAAGGAGGGGATCTACGCGGTGTACGGCTGGGTGGAGGGGCACCGCGTGCCCGGGCTGCTGCACCTGGGCCCGCGCCCGACCTTTGCCGGGTTCGCGCCCACGGTGGAGCTGTGGCTGATGGACTGGAGCGGCGACCTGTACGGCAGCCGCGTGCGCGTGGAGTTCGTGCGCCGCATCCGCGACATCCACCCCTTCACCAGCGTCGACGCGCTGATCGAGGCGATGAAGGAGGACGAGCGGCGCGGGCGGGAGATCCTGGGAGTGCGGTGAGCGCCCCGTCAGTCGCACCTCAGCAGCTACCCTCGCGTGATTGATCCGCGCGAACTGCGCCGTACTTCCATTAGACCTTCCCATTTTCGGCCTGATTGTATTGAGTCATGGCGTTTGGAAACATATAGTTTAGAGCGCTCGCACGCGGACGCATCCTCTTCCCATCGGTGCGCACACGTGCGCACCTCACCTGTCTCTTTGGAGATACCGTGAAGAAGCTGAAGCTTAACGTCGAAGACCTGTCCGTGAATTCGTACGCTGTGAATGAGCCCGAGGGGACTCGTGGCACCGTGAAGGGCCACGAAACCACTTCGCAGTATTGCGGCCTGACGTCGCTCGAGTACTACCTGGGCACCACCTGGATGCAGCAGCGGTAATCATCGCCTGCGGGTCTAGGGTGCGAGCCGTTGAGCCTGGCTGTTCAGATCAGCTGCGAGCGGCGTAACCCTTTGGGTGCTGATCGAGAAGGCTGGCCGATCTTCTTCGTGGAGAGCGGCCAGCCTTTTTGTCGTCGACTCCGCTATCCTCGCAGCTCCGGAAAGTCCTCGTACCACCACTCGCGCTCCCCGCGCGCCTCGCCCTGCCGCTCAGTTTCCGCGCCGCGGAGCTCGACGCGGCGGATCTTGCCGCTGATGGTCTTGGGGAGCGGGGCGAACTCCAGGCGGCGGATGCGCTTGTACGGCGCCAGCCGGTCGCGGCAGAAGCGCAGGATCTCCAGCGCCAGCTCGCGCGAGGGCTGTGCGTCGCCGCGGAGGACGACGTACGCCTTGGGGACGGCCAGGCGCACCGGGTCGGGGCTCGGCACCACGGCGGCCTCCGCGACGAGCGGGTGCTCGATCAGCACGCTCTCCAGCTCGAACGGGCTGATGCGGTAGTCGCTGGACTTGAACACGTCGTCTGCGCGGCCGACATAGGTGATCCAGCCGTCTTCGTCACGCCGGGCGACGTCGCCGGTGCGGTAGAATCCCTCGCGCATCGCTTCGGCCGAGCGCGCTGGGTCGTTCAGGTAGCCGCGCATCAGCCCCAGCGGCGGCGGATCGAGCCGCAGCGCGATCTCCCCCTCCTCCGCCTCGTTCCCGTCCGCGTCCAGCAGCGCCACCCGGTAGCCGGGGAGCGGCCGCCCCATCGACCCCGCCTTCAGCGGCTGCCCGGGTGGGTTGCCGATCTGCGCGGTGGTCTCCGTCTGCCCGTAGCCGTCGCGGATGGTGAGGCCCCACGCCTGCCGCACGCGCTCGATCACCTCCGGGTTCAGCGGCTCGCCCGCGCTCACCGCCTCGCGCAGCTCCGTCGTCCACCGCGCCAGCTCCTCGCCGATCAGCATGCGCCAGACGGTGGGCGGGGCGCAGAGCGTGGTCACGCCGCAGCGGACGAGGGTGTCGAGCATCCGCGGCGCGTCGAAGCGCGCGTAGTTGTAGACGAAAACCGTCGCGCCGGCGTTCCAGGGCGCGAAGACGTTGCTCCACGCGTGCTTGGCCCACCCCGGCGAGCTGATGTTGAGGTGGACGTCGCCCTCGCGCACGCCGATCCAGTACATCGTCGACAGGTGGCCGGCGGGGTAGCTCTGGTGCGTGTGCAGCACCAGCTTGGGCTTCGACGTCGTCCCCGAGGTGAAGTACAGCAGCAGCGGATCGTCCACCCGCGTCTCGCCGTCCGGCGCGAAGTGGGGCGACGCGTCACAGGCGTCTTCGAAGCGGGCCCATCCCGCCGGCGCGCCGCCGCCCGCGACGACGCGGGTGTAATCTCCCTCCACCGCCTCGAACTTCGGCGCGCCCGCGGCGTCGGTGAGCACGTGGCGCACGCCGCCGCGCTCGAAGCGATCGCGCAGGTCGTCGGGCGTGAGCTGCGTGGTGGCGGGGATGATGACGGCGCCCAGCTTGATGCACGCGAGCATCGCCTCCCACAGCGGCGCGATGTTGGGGAGCATCAGCAGCACCCGGTCGCCGCGGCGGACGCCGTGCGCGCGCAGGAAATTGGCGACGCGGTTGGAGCGCTCGGACATCTCCGCGAACGACAGCCGGACCTCGCCTCCCTCGTCGTCCACGATCCACAGCGCCGTGCGCTCGTTCCCGGCAGCGTAGGGATCGAACCAGTCCAGCGCCCAGTTGAATCTGTCGAGCTCCGGCCAGCGGAAATCGCGGTATGCGGTGTCGTACTCCTCGCGGTGACGGAGGAGGAAGTCGCGCGCGGCGCGGAACGCCTCGGGTGCGGTCATGGGCACCGGGTCGAGGGAGATGGACTACGGTTCATGATGATAGCCAAACTACGGCGCTCGTCCCGCGTAGAGTAGCGAACCGAGCGCCGTTGAAGTCCGCGAAGGCGGACTGCGTGCAGTTGTAGCCGCGAGTTCACTCGCATCGTCGCCATCGCCCGGTCGCGGCCGGCGCGAAGTCATCGCTCAGATGCGGATGCGAACGCCGATGTCGGCGCGGATGTAGCTCGCGGTCTCATCCTCCGTCGTGGCCGAGTCGTAGTGGTAGGTGACGAAGGTGAATCCCGGCGTCAGCGACACGGGCCCCAGGGAGAGCGCGACGCCGGCGTTCAGCTGGAAGCCGGTGCTGGAGCTGTCGAAGTTGTTCGCGCCCGCGCCGGTGAGCTCCAGGTTGTTCCAGGCCACGCCCGCCTTCACGTACGGATCGATGGGGATCAGCGGTGTGGGAATGTCCACGCGCACCCCCACCTCCGGGCCGGTCTCGGTGAAGTCGCCGGATCCCTCGCTGCCGAACTTCGTGTAGTGGTATCCGCCGTAGATCCCGATCATCGGCATCACGTACAGCGTGACGTTACCGTTCAGCGCGGGGCCCGGGTCGGCCACGTCGTTGAAGTCGCCCGTGGGGATGGCGATGCCGCCGCGCACCTCGAACGCGAACGGCGTGACGTGCGGAAGCTGCGCCCGCGCGGGCCCGGCGAGCAGTGCGGCGGCCGCAACGGCGAACATCCCGACGCGGAGCTTTCTCATCGTGACCTCCGGAGCTGTTTCGAGGTGGGGGATGGGCCTGCGCGATCAGGATTATGCTTCCAGCGCCAGCAACGCAAACGTCGCGAGCCAGTGCTCGCCCATGTAGTCGCCCGCGACGTGGGGGAGGCTGGCGGCCAGGTGCGCGTTGGCGGCCTCTTCGGCGCGCGCGCGACGGGTGTCGTCCGCGGGCCACGCGCGCGCGAGCGAGCGCCAGCACCAGGCACGGCTCAGGTTCAGCCCGTCCAGGTGGGCGATCTTGCCGTCGCTGCGGTCGCTCACCACCGCCGGGCGGAAGAGCGTCGCCGGCTCGCCGCGCGCGATCCGTGGGAGGAACCGTGCCGTCCACGGCGCGAACTCATCGGCGGGCAGCACGCGGCGCATGCACTCCGCCTCCATCAGCGCGGAGGAGAGAAAGTCGTCGCCGCCCGGCTCCCACGCCT comes from Longimicrobium sp. and encodes:
- a CDS encoding DUF503 domain-containing protein, which gives rise to MIVGVAVWQLMLPGCESLKDKRQVVKGLKDRLHARFNVSAAETALQDVHGRAEIAVCVVSNDRKHAQSVLQSADRLVEDEGRARIVDSYTTFY
- the rbfA gene encoding 30S ribosome-binding factor RbfA; its protein translation is MAQYRRTDRLNEQLRQEITLLVRDEVRDPRVGLATITAVQTSPELDHAKVYFTALGEDDEREEVLAGLRSAAPFLRRELGKRMHIRRVPELHFEIDRVLEEAARIERLLHEALPQDASPSEADAEGAPRADD
- the truB gene encoding tRNA pseudouridine(55) synthase TruB, encoding MAKSAQPVTAGVLPVDKPGGPTSHDVVASVRRALGTRQVGHTGTLDPFASGLLLVCVGAATRLAEYLTGLPKTYLATMRLGAATDTDDLTGDVISTSDDWRSVTREQVETALKAQVGTIQQLPPIFSAKKVAGERMYAAARRGEEIERTPATVTIYAVRLIRFDLPDVEFEVECGAGTYIRAIARDVGDALGVGGHLRTLRRTRVGPHDVARAVPLDALGDEERVAAAMLSPMEAVAHMPRVPVDEAGVAALRHGRAVPASPDAPSGVPIALASGAGELLAVGERDGDVVRPRKVFIQTA
- a CDS encoding bifunctional riboflavin kinase/FAD synthetase; the encoded protein is MDHHPRYLWPAPYAIDPALPPALPHDGRPAIVTVGTFDGVHRGHWEVLLEIGRRARRTGGRSILVTFHPHPLRIVRPDVAPPLLTTPAEKREILAESGLEYVVFLPFTRTLQQYPARRFVEEILLGRMHMDELVIGYDHGFGKDREGSVETLREIGRELGFGVDVVEAFQVDGQNVSSSRIRALIAEGDVAAAAPLLGRGYSLEGVVVQGERKGRELGFPTANIEVGDPDKMVPKEGIYAVYGWVEGHRVPGLLHLGPRPTFAGFAPTVELWLMDWSGDLYGSRVRVEFVRRIRDIHPFTSVDALIEAMKEDERRGREILGVR
- a CDS encoding AMP-binding protein — encoded protein: MTAPEAFRAARDFLLRHREEYDTAYRDFRWPELDRFNWALDWFDPYAAGNERTALWIVDDEGGEVRLSFAEMSERSNRVANFLRAHGVRRGDRVLLMLPNIAPLWEAMLACIKLGAVIIPATTQLTPDDLRDRFERGGVRHVLTDAAGAPKFEAVEGDYTRVVAGGGAPAGWARFEDACDASPHFAPDGETRVDDPLLLYFTSGTTSKPKLVLHTHQSYPAGHLSTMYWIGVREGDVHLNISSPGWAKHAWSNVFAPWNAGATVFVYNYARFDAPRMLDTLVRCGVTTLCAPPTVWRMLIGEELARWTTELREAVSAGEPLNPEVIERVRQAWGLTIRDGYGQTETTAQIGNPPGQPLKAGSMGRPLPGYRVALLDADGNEAEEGEIALRLDPPPLGLMRGYLNDPARSAEAMREGFYRTGDVARRDEDGWITYVGRADDVFKSSDYRISPFELESVLIEHPLVAEAAVVPSPDPVRLAVPKAYVVLRGDAQPSRELALEILRFCRDRLAPYKRIRRLEFAPLPKTISGKIRRVELRGAETERQGEARGEREWWYEDFPELRG
- a CDS encoding outer membrane beta-barrel protein; the encoded protein is MRKLRVGMFAVAAAALLAGPARAQLPHVTPFAFEVRGGIAIPTGDFNDVADPGPALNGNVTLYVMPMIGIYGGYHYTKFGSEGSGDFTETGPEVGVRVDIPTPLIPIDPYVKAGVAWNNLELTGAGANNFDSSSTGFQLNAGVALSLGPVSLTPGFTFVTYHYDSATTEDETASYIRADIGVRIRI